A single genomic interval of Dromiciops gliroides isolate mDroGli1 chromosome 1, mDroGli1.pri, whole genome shotgun sequence harbors:
- the CCDC188 gene encoding coiled-coil domain-containing protein 188, with translation MTTTDSGQGCPRSFLPLPEDRWIQRIVQSLTGPAPASRTHYDRLAAVAWGATVGHMMDDSWTNPHGEFRERLHRYPPPPPPPPPPMQPHTVTGQPRLLRCSVVNLSPYKERDTILELEQANQRLKDMNQDLRGQLEDIMEPREMRQDFIPMCPNHQRQLQILAWEKDCPQMMDDPRTVQVLKQKICPHEDPFTEKSQKELQQMRLSFERKKTSITEVTHQSPQVWDGMSEVHMSLTNQAEGLLNLKKDIRDVLDEVEDIRMEILRDKAQCQTLTRKGLLMQEKKPPQPPSTIRKDVQNWSRKAWTFLTKGCLCLFVCSVLFYIYVVNPTPYESLLPPIIGQSTVWRIRTWCNPFLRVEVDDFLPF, from the exons ATGACCACCACAGACAGTGGCCAAGGCTGTCCTCGATCCTTCTTACCGCTCCCTGAGGACCGTTGGATCCAGAGAATCGTCCAGt CCCTCACAGGCCCCGCCCCTGCCTCCAGAACCCATTATGACAGGCTAGCAGCTGTGGCCTGGGGAGCCACAG TGGGACACATGATGGATGATTCCTGGACTAACCCGCATGGGGAATT CAGAGAGAGATTACACAGGTACCCACCACCTCCGCCACCACCCCCACCGCCTATGCAGCCACACACGGTAACAGGCCAACCCCGGCTTCTCCGATGCTCAGTGGTGAACCTGAGCCCCTACAAGGAGAGGGACACCATCCTGGAACTAGAGCAGGCCAACCAAAGACTG AAAGATATGAACCAGGATCTGAGGGGGCAGCTCGAAGACATCATGGAGCCAAGAGAGATGAGGCAGGACTTTATCCCCATGTGCCCCAACCATCAGCGCCAGTTACAGATCCTGGCCTGG GAGAAGGACTGTCCCCAGATGATGGATGACCCAAGGACAGTGCAGGTGCTAAAACAAAAAATCTGCCCTCACGAAGACCCCTTCACAGAGAAGTCCCAG AAAGAGCTGCAGCAGATGAGGCTGTCctttgaaagaaagaagacatCTATCACAGAGGTAACACACCAATCTCCTCAG GTGTGGGATGGCATGAGTGAAGTTCACATGTCCTTGACTAACCAGGCTGAAGGACTTCTG AATCTCAAAAAGGATATCCGAGATGTGTTAGATGAGGTGGAAGACATCCGGATGGAAATCCTTCG GGACAAGGCCCAATGCCAAACTCTGACCAGGAAAGGCTTGCTTATGCAGGAGAAGAAG CCACCCCAGCCGCCTTCCACTATAAGAAAAGATGTCCAGAACTGGTCCAG gAAAGCCTGGACATTCTTGACCAAGGGGTGTTTGTGCCTGTTCGTCTGCAGTGTCCTGTTTTACATCTATGTAGTGAACCCTACCCCCTATGAGAGCCTTCTTCCCCCAATTATTGGCCAAAGCACAGTCTGGCGCATCCGGACCTGGTGCAACCCCTTCCTCAGGGTGGAAGTGGACGACTTCCTGCCATTTTAG